The following proteins are encoded in a genomic region of Glycine soja cultivar W05 chromosome 17, ASM419377v2, whole genome shotgun sequence:
- the LOC114393110 gene encoding probable serine/threonine-protein kinase SIS8: MPKMKHLLRKLHIGGGAATINPSTNHNALSSHAHNHTPSPSTSTLPSPTVVSDRSPVSVEAQNEVADFNLLQEEEFQMQLALAISASDSDRRDTAESAQIDAAKQISLGYSASLTDTHALVQFQSLRYWNYNVIGYDEKVMDGFYDVYGVTSNLVERGKMPLLLDLQTASVFGDVDCEVILVNHVVDLELNHLERKACSLVEECCVSELGLVLSGLLQKLADAVVNRMGGPVVNAEKLTKRWAMRSRELRDSMQTIVLPLGCLDVGLSRHRALLFKVLADRINVPCKLVKGSYYTGTDDGAVNLIKADDGSEYIIDMMGAPGTLIPAEVPSSQLGNNSFAVRGCSEVVVLPNKTHSMVDDGTGVLGVFSDRGRISTMERVQTEELLVMGSQTKPDEKNIFKVNETRRFEHTESYECSSHTEPSPAENMRVKNVSKYVLSAAKDPEFAQKLHNVLVESGALPPPDLFSDINPQDRGVDKVNENIVGSVQADTNRLLLSYEKSLIPSYGVGSASDAKLCQPADWLAEQQKELHTNVEFYNFAQGGNTRNGFVNVSDRDYDIEQSNAMSVVLASIHSHKICKEKRPESSLPKAALSCKMHNGADCFCEDDENGSRNNVEASFNNSELGRDSAVQINEMGVNGDCYDGRNKEVNPVLGESSEWEIQWEDLDIGERIGIGSYGEVYRADCNGTEVAVKKFLDQDFSGDALAQFKSEVEIMLRLRHPNVVLFMGAITRSPHFSILTEFLPRGSLYRLLHRPNLRLDEKKRLRMALDVAKGMNYLHTSHPPIVHRDLKSPNLLVDRHWAVKVCDFGLSRMKHHTYLSSKSCAGTPEWMAPEVLRNEPANEKCDVYSFGVILWELTTTRIPWQGLNPMQVVGAVGFQNKRLEIPEDVNPVVAQIIRDCWQTEPHLRPSFSQLMSRLYRLQNLIVPKTGATH, encoded by the exons ATgccaaagatgaagcacctgCTCAGAAAGCTTCACATCGGTGGTGGCGCTGCCACCATTAACCCTAGCACCAATCACAACGCATTGTCGTCGCACGCTCACAATCAcactccctctccctccacttcCACGCTCCCTTCCCCCACCGTCGTTTCGGATCGGAGCCCCGTCTCCGTCGAGGCCCAAAACGAAGTCGCCGATTTCAATTTGTTGCAGGAGGAGGAGTTTCAGATGCAACTCGCGCTCGCAATCAGCGCCTCCGACTCCGATCGCCGCGACACCGCCGAATCCGCGCAGATCGACGCCGCCAAACAGATCAGCCTCGGTTACTCTGCTTCCCTCACTGACACTCATGCCCTAGTTCAGTTTCAATCCCTTCGATATTgg AACTACAATGTGATTGGCTATGATGAGAAAGTGATGGATGGGTTTTATGATGTTTATGGAGTTACCTCGAATTTGGTTGAGCGGGGGAAGATGCCGTTGTTGTTGGATCTGCAGACGGCTTCTGTCTTCGGAGATGTTGATTGTGAGGTGATTTTGGTGAACCATGTGGTTGATCTTGAGCTCAATCATCTTGAGAGGAAGGCGTGTAGTTTGGTCGAGGAGTGTTGTGTTTCTGAACTGGGACTGGTTTTGAGTGGCTTGCTTCAGAAGCTTGCAGATGCTGTTGTTAATAGAATGGGTGGACCGGTTGTTAATGCTGAGAAACTTACAAAGAGGTGGGCTATGAGGAGTCGTGAGTTACGGGATTCTATGCAGACCATTGTTCTTCCCCTTGGCTGTCTTGATGTCGGACTTTCACGTCACCGAGCCCTACTTTTTAAG GTACTTGCTGATAGGATTAACGTTCCCTGCAAGCTGGTAAAAGGGAGCTATTATACTGGAACTGATGATGGGGCTGTGAATTTGATTAAAGCAGATGATGGAAG TGAATACATTATTGATATGATGGGTGCTCCTGGCACTCTTATACCTGCTGAGGTACCCAGCAGCCAGCTCGGAAACAACAGTTTTGCTGTTAGGGGTTGTTCAGAGGTTGTAGTACTACCAAACAAGACACATTCAATGGTAGATGATGGAACTGGTGTTCTGGGAGTCTTTTCTGATCGTGGTAGAATTTCAACAATGGAAAGGGTCCAGACAGAAGAATTATTAGTTATGGGCAGTCAAACAAAGccagatgaaaaaaatatttttaaagtaaacgAGACAAGGAGATTTGAACATACAGAATCATATGAATGCTCATCTCATACAGAACCATCACCTGCAGAGAATATGCGTGTAAAAAATGTCTCTAAGTATGTTCTCAGTGCAGCAAAGGACCCAGAATTTGCCCAAAAACTGCATAATGTTCTAGTAGAGAGTGGTGCCTTACCTCCTCCTGATCTTTTTTCAGATATCAATCCCCAAGATAGGGGTGTAgataaagtaaatgaaaacattgtTGGTTCTGTTCAAGCGGACACAAATAGATTGTTATTAAGCTATGAAAAGTCTCTCATACCCTCATATGGGGTGGGCTCTGCCAGCGATGCTAAGTTATGTCAACCAGCTGACTGGTTAGCTGAACAGCAAAAAGAATTGCATACAAATGttgaattttacaattttgCACAGGGTGGTAATACAAGGAATGGGTTTGTAAATGTTTCTGATAGAGATTATGACATAGAGCAATCTAATGCAATGAGTGTTGTTTTGGCTTCTATCCATTCACATAAGATATGTAAAGAAAAGCGTCCTGAATCTTCCTTACCCAAGGCAGCTCTTTCCTGCAAAATGCATAATGGGGCTGACTGTTTCTGTGAAGATGATGAAAATGGTTCTAGAAACAATGTTGAAGCTTCTTTTAATAATAGTGAATTAGGGAGAGATTCAGCTGTTCAAATAAATGAGATGGGGGTCAATGGAGATTGTTATGATGGTAGAAACAAGGAAGTTAACCCAGTTCTTGGTGAAAGCTCAGAATGGGAAATTCAATGGGAGGATCTTGATATTGGTGAGCGTATTGGTATtg GTTCTTATGGTGAAGTTTATCGTGCCGATTGTAATGGCACT GAAGTTGCTGTAAAGAAGTTTCTGGACCAAGATTTCTCTGGTGATGCACTAGCTCAATTCAAATCCGAA GTTGAGATCATGTTAAGGCTGCGGCATCCGAATGTCGTGCTCTTCATGGGAGCTATTACTCGCTCCCCACATTTCTCTATCTTGACAGAGTTTCTTCCAag AGGCAGTTTATATAGGCTATTACATCGACCCAATCTTCGACTTGATGAGAAGAAACGGTTGCGCATGGCTCTAGATGTG GCCAAGGGAATGAATTACTTGCACACAAGCCATCCTCCCATTGTCCACCGAGATTTAAAGTCTCCAAATCTTCTTGTTGACAGGCATTGGGCTGTTAAG GTCTGTGATTTTGGTCTGTCACGAATGAAGCACCATACATATTTGTCATCCAAATCCTGTGCTGGAACG CCGGAGTGGATGGCGCCAGAAGTCTTGAGAAATGAACCAGCCAATGAGAA GTGTGATGTGTATAGTTTTGGTGTGATCTTGTGGGAGTTAACTACCACAAGAATTCCCTGGCAAGGTTTGAACCCAATGCAGGTTGTTGGAGCTGTTGGATTTCAAAATAAACGGCTTGAAATTCCAGAAGATGTCAATCCAGTAGTAGCACAGATAATACGTGATTGCTGGCAAAC GGAGCCACACTTGCGGCCATCATTCTCACAACTGATGTCTCGTCTTTACCGTCTTCAAAATTTGATTGTCCCAAAAACGGGTGCAACACATTAA
- the LOC114394126 gene encoding protein REVERSION-TO-ETHYLENE SENSITIVITY1-like → MYLNASYDVEHSHSTQRIQHELWPLDPIDPKKAKFPCCLVWNPLPVVSWLAPFIGHVGICREDGVVLDFSGSYLVNVDDFAFGPVARYLQLDHRQCCFPPNLSAHTCKHGYLHAEYGTAITWDHALQTSLLYFENKTHNLFTCNCHSFVANCLNRLCYGGSMSWNMVNVGALVLFKGHWVDFRSIVRSFLPFIVVVCLGVFMVGWPFLLGLLSFSLLLIGWFILGTYLFRNLLEC, encoded by the exons ATGTACTTAAATGCAAGTTATGACGTTGAGCATTCACATTCTACACAAAGAATACAGCATGAGCTGTGGCCTCTAGATCCAATTGATCCAAAGAAGGCAAAGTTTCCATGTTGTTTGGTTTGGAATCCACTTCCTGTGGTGTCATGGTTGGCTCCCTTCATTGGTCATGTTGGCATTTGCAGGGAGGATGGAGttgttttagatttttcagGATCATATCTTGTGAATGTTGATGATTTTGCATTTGGTCCAGTGGCAAGATACTTGCAACTCGATCATAGACAG TGTTGCTTCCCTCCTAACCTATCTGCGCATACATGCAAGCATGGTTACCTGCATGCTGAGTATGGTACTGCAATCACATGGGACCATGCATTACAGACAAGTTTGCTGTATTTTGAGAACAAAACTCACAACCTTTTCACTTGCAACTGCCACTCGTTTGTCGCGAACTGTCTGAATCGACTGTGTTATGGTGGATCAATGAGTTGGAATATGGTGAATGTAGGAGCTTTGGTACTATTCAAGGGGCACTGGGTTGATTTCAGGTCAATTGTAAGGTCTTTCTTGCCTTTTATTGTGGTTGTTTGCTTAGGTGTTTTTATGGTTGGATGGCCCTTCTTACTTGGGCTACTATCCTTCTCTTTACTCTTAATAGGGTGGTTTATATTGGGTACTTACCTATTTAGAAACTTATTAGAGTGCTAA
- the LOC114391878 gene encoding uncharacterized protein LOC114391878 isoform X2, which translates to MADKPSRSLVLFGDGLARSIDSSHSHFHSLASLSSCGFLSLPNSPPSESEDERTVREFAVLLDACHTYSNMGQISDRDNQEDPPKQTLPDRFIGMKAAILTNNSSLKSFSAKLGFSVLKLDELVGGGSAEVVALELLKFLGFKEGKVLDSDHFDLVFFHIGAGEQKVVAADVGYMDALVGGVMSQAQPGSDISSRLHLSVVMSYGNVLEADDSKFSVLKRVDEKNSHLSMLYPLQSYTMKGGIPRKDVRHYSPMLIAQWQSAVTRKDNAERFSFEDFMEHGGNLTIPADRFLHEIAFKLWKAPKYGA; encoded by the exons ATGGCCGATAAGCCAAGCCGATCCCTGGTCTTATTCGGTGATGGGTTAGCTCGTTCCATCGATTCATCGCACTCCCACTTTCACTCTCTCGCTTCTCTATCTTCCTGCGGTTTTTTGAGTCTCCCAAATTCTCCCCCATCAG AAAGCGAGGATGAGAGGACAGTTAGAGAATTTGCAGTGCTGCTGGATGCATGCCACACTTATTCAAATATG GGGCAAATCAGTGATCGTGACAACCAAGAGGATCCACCAAAACAAACCTTGCCTGATAG GTTTATCGGAATGAAAGCTGCTATTTTGACCAACAATTCAAGCTTGAAGTCTTTTAGTGCCAAACTTGGATTTAGTGTTCTTAAATTGGATGAGTTAGTGGGAGGAGGTTCTGCTGAGGTTGTGGCCCTTGAGCTGCTCAAGTTTCTTGGCTTTAAAGAAGGGAAGGTGCTGGACAGTGACCACTTTGATCTTGTTTTCTTTCACATTGGAGCTGGTGAACAAAAAGTGGTTGCTGCTGATGTGGGGTATATGGATGCCTTGGTTGGAGGGGTAATGAGTCAAGCACAACCTGGATCTGACATCAGTTCACGTCTGCACTTATCCGTTGTCATGAGCTATGGCAATGTCTTAGAGGCTGATGATTCTAAGTTTTCTGTGTTAAAGAGGGTAGATGAGAAGAACTCTCATCTTTCAATGCTTTATCCTCTCCAAAGTTACACTATGAAGGGAGGAATTCCTCGAAAGGATGTAAG ACATTATTCTCCCATGTTAATTGCTCAATGGCAATCTGCGGTGACTCGCAAGGATAATGCAGAGAGATTTTCTTTTGAAGATTTTATGGAG CATGGTGGAAATCTTACAATACCAGCAGATAGGTTCTTGCATGAGATAGCCTTTAAGCTTTGGAAAGCTCCCAAGTATGGagcctga
- the LOC114391878 gene encoding uncharacterized protein LOC114391878 isoform X1: protein MADKPSRSLVLFGDGLARSIDSSHSHFHSLASLSSCGFLSLPNSPPSESEDERTVREFAVLLDACHTYSNMKGQISDRDNQEDPPKQTLPDRFIGMKAAILTNNSSLKSFSAKLGFSVLKLDELVGGGSAEVVALELLKFLGFKEGKVLDSDHFDLVFFHIGAGEQKVVAADVGYMDALVGGVMSQAQPGSDISSRLHLSVVMSYGNVLEADDSKFSVLKRVDEKNSHLSMLYPLQSYTMKGGIPRKDVRHYSPMLIAQWQSAVTRKDNAERFSFEDFMEHGGNLTIPADRFLHEIAFKLWKAPKYGA, encoded by the exons ATGGCCGATAAGCCAAGCCGATCCCTGGTCTTATTCGGTGATGGGTTAGCTCGTTCCATCGATTCATCGCACTCCCACTTTCACTCTCTCGCTTCTCTATCTTCCTGCGGTTTTTTGAGTCTCCCAAATTCTCCCCCATCAG AAAGCGAGGATGAGAGGACAGTTAGAGAATTTGCAGTGCTGCTGGATGCATGCCACACTTATTCAAATATG AAGGGGCAAATCAGTGATCGTGACAACCAAGAGGATCCACCAAAACAAACCTTGCCTGATAG GTTTATCGGAATGAAAGCTGCTATTTTGACCAACAATTCAAGCTTGAAGTCTTTTAGTGCCAAACTTGGATTTAGTGTTCTTAAATTGGATGAGTTAGTGGGAGGAGGTTCTGCTGAGGTTGTGGCCCTTGAGCTGCTCAAGTTTCTTGGCTTTAAAGAAGGGAAGGTGCTGGACAGTGACCACTTTGATCTTGTTTTCTTTCACATTGGAGCTGGTGAACAAAAAGTGGTTGCTGCTGATGTGGGGTATATGGATGCCTTGGTTGGAGGGGTAATGAGTCAAGCACAACCTGGATCTGACATCAGTTCACGTCTGCACTTATCCGTTGTCATGAGCTATGGCAATGTCTTAGAGGCTGATGATTCTAAGTTTTCTGTGTTAAAGAGGGTAGATGAGAAGAACTCTCATCTTTCAATGCTTTATCCTCTCCAAAGTTACACTATGAAGGGAGGAATTCCTCGAAAGGATGTAAG ACATTATTCTCCCATGTTAATTGCTCAATGGCAATCTGCGGTGACTCGCAAGGATAATGCAGAGAGATTTTCTTTTGAAGATTTTATGGAG CATGGTGGAAATCTTACAATACCAGCAGATAGGTTCTTGCATGAGATAGCCTTTAAGCTTTGGAAAGCTCCCAAGTATGGagcctga
- the LOC114391878 gene encoding uncharacterized protein LOC114391878 isoform X3, which translates to MADKPSRSLVLFGDGLARSIDSSHSHFHSLASLSSCGFLSLPNSPPSESEDERTVREFAVLLDACHTYSNMKGQISDRDNQEDPPKQTLPDRFIGMKAAILTNNSSLKSFSAKLGFSVLKLDELVGGGSAEVVALELLKFLGFKEGKVLDSDHFDLVFFHIGAGEQKVVAADVGYMDALVGGVMSQAQPGSDISSRLHLSVVMSYGNVLEADDSKFSVLKRVDEKNSHLSMLYPLQSYTMKGGIPRKDVSMVEILQYQQIGSCMR; encoded by the exons ATGGCCGATAAGCCAAGCCGATCCCTGGTCTTATTCGGTGATGGGTTAGCTCGTTCCATCGATTCATCGCACTCCCACTTTCACTCTCTCGCTTCTCTATCTTCCTGCGGTTTTTTGAGTCTCCCAAATTCTCCCCCATCAG AAAGCGAGGATGAGAGGACAGTTAGAGAATTTGCAGTGCTGCTGGATGCATGCCACACTTATTCAAATATG AAGGGGCAAATCAGTGATCGTGACAACCAAGAGGATCCACCAAAACAAACCTTGCCTGATAG GTTTATCGGAATGAAAGCTGCTATTTTGACCAACAATTCAAGCTTGAAGTCTTTTAGTGCCAAACTTGGATTTAGTGTTCTTAAATTGGATGAGTTAGTGGGAGGAGGTTCTGCTGAGGTTGTGGCCCTTGAGCTGCTCAAGTTTCTTGGCTTTAAAGAAGGGAAGGTGCTGGACAGTGACCACTTTGATCTTGTTTTCTTTCACATTGGAGCTGGTGAACAAAAAGTGGTTGCTGCTGATGTGGGGTATATGGATGCCTTGGTTGGAGGGGTAATGAGTCAAGCACAACCTGGATCTGACATCAGTTCACGTCTGCACTTATCCGTTGTCATGAGCTATGGCAATGTCTTAGAGGCTGATGATTCTAAGTTTTCTGTGTTAAAGAGGGTAGATGAGAAGAACTCTCATCTTTCAATGCTTTATCCTCTCCAAAGTTACACTATGAAGGGAGGAATTCCTCGAAAGGATGTAAG CATGGTGGAAATCTTACAATACCAGCAGATAGGTTCTTGCATGAGATAG
- the LOC114392972 gene encoding calcineurin B-like protein 10 isoform X1: MSSTIATDSHGLSDSWTIGERVCAALMPLIAVVEVLILTVTGCFSYCPCISIIDQNHKCTYTAKDFAILADETRFTVEEVEALHVLFKRLSSSLIDDDSIHKEELQLALFQTPYGKNLFLDRVFDVFDQKRNGVIEFDEFVHALSVFHPYAPMDEKIDFAFKLYDLRQTGFIEPEEVKLMVVAILIEFDMNLPDDLLEAIVHKTIADADKDNDGKISREDWKAFVSRNPSLLINMTLPYLKDITSVLSSFVFKTEAKP, translated from the exons ATGAGTTCCACCATAGCCACGGATTCccat GGTTTGTCAGATTCTTGGACAATAGGGGAGCGCGTGTGTGCGGCGTTGATGCCACTCATAGCGGTGGTTGAGGTTTTGATTTTGACTGTGACAGGTTGTTTCAGCTATTGCCCATGCATCAGCATTATTGATCAGAACCATAAATGTACCTATACTGCTAAGGACTTCGCAATCCTTGCTGATGAAACCAGAT TTACAGTTGAAGAAGTGGAGGCATTGCATGTGTTGTTTAAAAGGTTAAGTAGCTCCCTGATTGATGATGACTCGATTCACAAG GAGGAGCTTCAATTGGCACTGTTTCAGACCCCATATGGGAAAAATCTTTTCCTAGATCGA GTTTTTGATGTTTTCGACCAAAAAAGAAACGGTGTAATCGAGTTTGACGAATTTGTCCACGCCCTCAGTGTTTTCCATCCATATGCCCCCATGGATGAAAAAATTGATT TTGCATTTAAGCTCTATGACTTGAGGCAAACTGGGTTTATCGAGCCAGAGGAA GTCAAGCTAATGGTTGTAGCCATTTTGATAGAATTTGACATGAATCTTCCTGATGATCTTCTTGAAGCAATTGTTCACAAG ACAATTGCTGATGCGGATAAAGATAATGATGGTAAAATCAGTAGAGAAGATTGGAAAGCTTTTGTGAGCCGAAATCCATCCCTCTTGATAAACATGACACTTCCTTATTTGAA GGATATCACCAGTGTGCTTTcgagttttgttttcaaaacgGAGGCAAAACCTTGA
- the LOC114392972 gene encoding calcineurin B-like protein 10 isoform X2: MSSTIATDSHGLSDSWTIGERVCAALMPLIAVVEVLILTVTGCFSYCPCISIIDQNHKCTYTAKDFAILADETRFTVEEVEALHVLFKRLSSSLIDDDSIHKEELQLALFQTPYGKNLFLDRVFDVFDQKRNGVIEFDEFVHALSVFHPYAPMDEKIDFAFKLYDLRQTGFIEPEETIADADKDNDGKISREDWKAFVSRNPSLLINMTLPYLKDITSVLSSFVFKTEAKP; encoded by the exons ATGAGTTCCACCATAGCCACGGATTCccat GGTTTGTCAGATTCTTGGACAATAGGGGAGCGCGTGTGTGCGGCGTTGATGCCACTCATAGCGGTGGTTGAGGTTTTGATTTTGACTGTGACAGGTTGTTTCAGCTATTGCCCATGCATCAGCATTATTGATCAGAACCATAAATGTACCTATACTGCTAAGGACTTCGCAATCCTTGCTGATGAAACCAGAT TTACAGTTGAAGAAGTGGAGGCATTGCATGTGTTGTTTAAAAGGTTAAGTAGCTCCCTGATTGATGATGACTCGATTCACAAG GAGGAGCTTCAATTGGCACTGTTTCAGACCCCATATGGGAAAAATCTTTTCCTAGATCGA GTTTTTGATGTTTTCGACCAAAAAAGAAACGGTGTAATCGAGTTTGACGAATTTGTCCACGCCCTCAGTGTTTTCCATCCATATGCCCCCATGGATGAAAAAATTGATT TTGCATTTAAGCTCTATGACTTGAGGCAAACTGGGTTTATCGAGCCAGAGGAA ACAATTGCTGATGCGGATAAAGATAATGATGGTAAAATCAGTAGAGAAGATTGGAAAGCTTTTGTGAGCCGAAATCCATCCCTCTTGATAAACATGACACTTCCTTATTTGAA GGATATCACCAGTGTGCTTTcgagttttgttttcaaaacgGAGGCAAAACCTTGA
- the LOC114394093 gene encoding histone deacetylase 2, which produces MSSSSANDAEALRRNRILSSKLYFDVSPSKVPLIYSASYDIEFLGIEKLHPFDSSKWGRICGFLVSFGILDKKCVVEPLEASKDDLLVVHSESYLNTLKQSSKVAMIVEVPPVALIPNCLVQQKVLFPFRKQVGGTILAAKLAKERGWAINMGGGFHHCSAQKGGGFCAYADISLCIHFAFVRLNISRVMIIDLDAHQGNGHEMDFAYDSRVYILDMYNPGIYPLDYEARNYINQKVEVKSGTVTEEYLQKLDEALEVAGHRFNPELVIYNAGTDILEGDPLGRLEISPEGIALRDEKVFRFAREKNIPIVMLTSGGYMKSSAGVIADSIVNLSKKCLIETSGAPKST; this is translated from the exons ATGTCGTCTTCTTCCGCCAACGATGCCGAGGCTCTCCGGCGCAACCGCATCCTCTCCAGCAAGCTCTACTTCGACGTGTCTCCGTCCAAG GTTCCGCTAATCTACTCCGCGTCTTACGACATAGAGTTTCTCGGCATAGAGAAACT GCATCCGTTTGATTCGTCGAAGTGGGGACGCATTTGTGGATTCCTCGTTTCGTTTGGTATTCTTGACAAAAAATGCGTCGTTGAGCCTTTGGAAGCTTCCAAGGATGATCTTCTAGTG GTACACTCTGAATCGTATTTGAATACCCTGAAGCAGAGTTCAAAAGTTGCTATGATAGTTGAG GTCCCTCCTGTGGCATTAATTCCCAATTGTCTTGTGCAACAAAAAGTTCTTTTTCCATTCAGGAAGCAG GTTGGAGGAACTATATTGGCTGCGAAACTTGCAAAGGAGAGAGGATGGGCCATTAACATGGGAGGTGGTTTTCATCACTGTTCTGCACAAAAAGGGGGTGGATTCTGTGCTTACGCAGATATTTCTCTATGCATCCACTTTGCTTTTGTTCGGTTGAATATATCAAG GGTGATGATCATTGATCTTGATGCACATCAAGGAAACGGTCATGAAATGGACTTCGCTTATGATA GCCGAGTCTATATCCTGGATATGTACAATCCTGGAATATATCCTTTG GATTATGAGGCGAGAAACTACATAAATCAGAAAGTTGAAGTAAAG AGTGGGACAGTTACTGAAGAGTACCTGCAAAAATTAGATGAAGCACTTGAG GTTGCTGGGCATAGGTTTAACCCTGAGTTGGTTATTTATAATGCTGGAACTGACATCCTAGAAGGTGATCCATTAGGAAGGTTGGAG ATCAGTCCTGAAGGAATTGCCCTTAGAGATGAGAAAGTTTTCCGGTTTGCTCGTGAAAAAAACATTCCTATCGTTATGCTCACTTCAG GTGGTTACATGAAGTCCAGTGCTGGAGTCATTGCAGATTCAATAGTCAATCTTTCGAAGAAATGCTTGATAGAAACGAGTGGAGCTCCAAAGTCTACGTAA